The Mycobacterium avium subsp. avium genomic sequence GCGCGGATACTCGGCCTGGGTGACCGGCCTGCGCCGCTCGGAGGCCGCGACACGGGCCAACGCGCCGGTGATCGGCTTCGACGAGGGCTTCAAGCTGGTCAAGGTCAACCCCATGGCCACCTGGACCGACGAGGACGTGCAGAACTACATCGACGAGCACAACGTGCTGGTCAATCCGCTTATCTACGAAGGCTATTCGTCGATCGGCTGCGCCCCCTGCACGGCCAAGCCGCTGGCCGGCGCCGACCCGCGCAGCGGGCGCTGGCAGGGCCTGGCCAAGACGGAATGCGGGCTGCACGCCTCGTAAAGCCTTCGGCGCCAACCTGTTTGGCTGTCGCGCTGAAGAGCGTTCCTTACGCCGACGTCAGGGTGGCCTCGTCGGCGCCGTCGCGGGAGACCGCGGGCACCGTCGTCGCACCGGCAGTGATCGGCGGAACCCGGGTGGCCCGCACGTAGACGGTGTCGCCCTCGCGCAGGGCCAGCGCCTCGGCGTCACCGCGGGTGATCTGCGCCGTGAAGGGCCCGCCGGTGGCCGCGCTGGTCAACTCGACCCGCACCTCGAAACCCAGCTTGACCACCCGGTCGACGATGGCCCGGGCCACACCCGTCGACTCGGCTGTGCCGTCCTCGGCCGCCACCGCCATCTCGGGAGTGCGGCCCACCCGGATGTCGTGCGGTCGCACCAAAGTGCCGTTGAGCGTGGACACCGCACCCAGAAACGACATCACGAACGCGTTCGTCGGCGCGTCGTACACCTCGGTCGGGGATCCGATCTGCTCGATGCGGCCCTGGTTGAGCACCGCGATCCGATCGGCGACATCCAGCGCCTCGGCCTGGTCGTGGGTGACCAGCACCGTGGTCACGTGCACCTCGTCGTGCAACCGGCGCAGCCAGGCGCGCAGGTCCTCGCGCACCTTGGCGTCCAGCGCGCCGAACGGCTCGTCGAGCAGCAGCACCTGCGGGTCGACGGCCAGCGCCCGCGCCAGCGCCATCCGCTGCCGTTGCCCACCGGACAACTGGTTGGGGTAGCGGCCCTGAAAACCGCTCAGCCCCACCACTTCCAGCAGATTGTCCACCTTGGCCTTGATCTCGGCCTTGGGCCGCTTGCGCACCTTGAGGCCGTAGGCCACGTTGTCGCGGACCGTCAGGTGCTTGAACGCCGCGTAATGCTGGAACACGAAGCCGATGCCGCGGCGCTGCGGCGGCACCCGGGTCACGTCCCGGCCGTAGATGGTCACCGTCCCGGTGTCGGGCTGGTCCAGGCCGGCGATGGTGCGCAGCAGCGTCGATTTGCCCGATCCGCTGGGACCCAACAAGGCCGTCAGCGAACCGGTCGGCACCACGAAGTCCACGTGGTCCAGTGCGACGAAGTCGCCGTAGCGTTTGTAGGCGTCGCGCACAGTGATGGCGATGTCGCCGCGGTCGGTACCGGCGTCGGTCACGTCATGCCTCCTCGTCAGGCCTGCCGGGCCGCGCGGCCGCGGCGGGCATCGAGAACCACCTGGAAAACCAGCACCAGCACGGCAACCCCCATCAGCAGCGTCGACAACGCGTAGGCGCCGTACTCGGCGCCCCGGTTGTAGCGGTCGGAGACCAGCAGGGTCAGCGTCTGCGACTTCCCCGGCAGGTTCGACGACACCATCAGCACCGCGCCGTATTCCCCCAGGCTACGTGCGATGGTCAACACGATGCCGTAGGTCAGGCCCCACCGGATGGACGGCAGCGTGATCCGCCAAAACGTCTGCCACCAGCCCGAACCCAGGGTGGCCGCCGCCTCCTCCTGGTCGGTCCCCAGCTCGTGCAGCACCGGTTCCACCTCGCGCACCACGAACGGCAGGGTGACGAAGATGCTGGCGAGCACGATGCCGGGCAGACCGAAGATGATCTTGAAGCCGAGGTCCTTTTCGACGAACCCGAGTGCGCCGGCCGAACCCCAGAGCACGATCAGCGCCACGCCGACGATGACGGGCGACACCGCGAACGGCAGGTCGATGATCGCCTGCAGCACGCCCTTGCCCCGAAACCTGTTGCGCGCCAGCACCAATGCGGTGGGGATGCCGAAGAAGACGTTGAGCGGCACCACGATGGCCACCACCAGCAGCGTCAGGTTCAGCGCCGAGATCGCCGCGGGGGTGCTGACCCAGGCATAGAACTGGCCGAATCCGGGCCGGAACGTCCGCCACAGGATCAGGCTCACCGGAATGACGAGCAGCACGAAAATGTAGGCCAGCGCCACGAATCGCAGGCCATAGCGGACCCCGGGCGACGACGTCATGCGGCCAGCTCCTCGCGTTTGGCCGCGCGCCCACCGACCACCCGCAGGATCAGCAGCACCACAAAGGAAATCGCCAACAGCACAATCGATATCGCGGCGGCGCCGGTCCGGTCGTCGTTCTCGATCAGGGTCCGGATCCACTGCGAGGACACTTCGGTCTTGCCCGGCACCGCACCTCCGATCAGCACCACCGAGCCGAACTCGCCGATCGCGCGTGAAAACGCCAGGCCCGCACCGGACAACAACGCGGGCAGCAACGCGGGCAGCACCACGGAGGTGAAGATCTTCGGGCCGCTGGCGCCCAGCGACGCGGCCGCCTCCTCGGTTTCGCGGTCCAGCTCCAGCAGCACCGGCTGGACCGCACGCACCACGAACGGCAGCGTGACGAAGGCCAACGCCACCGCCACACCCGCCGCGGTGTGCTGCAGGTGAAGACCCACCGGGCTGTTGTTGCCGTACAGCGCCAACATCACCAGGCTGGCCACGATGGTGGGCAGCGCGAACGGCAGGTCGATGATCGCGTCGACCAGCCGCTTGCCGGGGAACTCGTCGCGCACCAGCACCCAGGCGATCACCAGGCCGAAGACCAGGTTGAGCACGGTCACCCCGGCCGAGATCGTCAGCGTCACCCGGAACGATTCCAGCGCGGCGTTCGACGTGACCGCCAGCCAGAACACGTGCCATCCGCCGCCGGCGGACTGCCAGGCGATGGCGGCCAGCGGCAACAGCACGATCACCGACAGCCACACCGTGGCCACCCCCACCCGCAGCGCGGTGGTGCCGCGGCCGCGTCCGGGCACCGGCTGGTGTCCGGGGTCGCCGCCGAGTTCGGGCCGGATCGCCAGCGGGTCGGGCGTGATGGCCGTCATCCGGTGGCCTGCGTGTAGATCTTGGTGATGCTGCCGGTGTTCTTGTCGAACAGCTGCGGGTCCGCGGCGCTCCAGCCGCCCAGATCGGCGATGGTCCACAGCTTTGCCGGCACCGGATACTGGTCGCGGAAGTCGGCGGCGACGGCCGGGTCGACCGGCCGGAAACCGGCTTGCGCCCACACCTTTTGGGCCGCCGCGGTGTACTGGAAGTTCTTGAACGCGACGGCGGCCTGCAGGTGCGGGCTGGTGTTGACCACCGCGACCGGGTTGTCGATCTTGAAGGTCTGCGCCAGATTGAGGTGCTCGACCGGCTTTCCCGCCCGCTCGGTGGCGATGGCCTCGTTCTCGTAGCTGATCAACACGTCACCGCTGCCCTGCACGAAGACGTCGGTGGCCTCGCGCCCCGATCCCGGGCGCAACTTGACGTGTTCGGTCACCAACTTCCGGATGAAGTCCACGCCGGCGTCGCCGTGCGCGCCGCCCTCGCTCTTGACGGCGTACGGCGCCAGCAGATTCCACTTGGCCGACCCGGAACTGAGCGGGCTGGGCGTGATCACCTCGACGCCGGGCCGCAACAGGTCGTCCCAATCCTTGATGTGCTTCGGATTGCCCTTGCGCACCACCAGCGTGACCACCGAGCCGAACGGGATCCCCTTGGTGGCGTCGGTGTTCCAATCCTTGGCGACCTTGCCGGCCTTGACCAGGCGCGCGATGTCGGGTTCGACGGAGAAGTTCACCACGTCGGCGGGTTTGCCGTCCACCACACCGCGGGATTGGTCACCGGAGGCCCCGTAGGAGGTGACCACCTGGATGCCCTTGCCCTCGTCGGAGGCGTTGAACGCCGGAATTATCTTGCTCCATCCGGGTTCTGGGACCGAGTAGGCGACCAGCGTGATGCTGGTGTGCGCGTCGGCCGGCCCGGTGCCGCCGACGGCATCGCTGGCGCCGCCGTGGCATCCGGCCACGACACCGGCGGTGAGAACAAGGGCGAGAACAGGCCGCCAGCGCGCTGCGGTCCTGATGTCCATCGATGGCCTTCCGGTGGGAGAACTTAGCGGATCTCGGTGTCCCGTCTCGGCGGAAAGGCAACTAGAACGTCAGGAGAATTCGAGAACTCCGGAACCAGACCGCACACGGGCTTGGGAGTCAGCGACAACAGTGCATGAAGGCATAGCACCCCGGAATGCCGAACGCCGCACGCATGGCCGGAAGCCTAACAGGAATTGACGGGGCCGCCACCGGACCGCCGCACGGCTGGCCGTTGCGGGGATCGCGTCGGCGCCCTACCGGTGCATCAGATGGGTGACCAGCCAGGTGATGATCACCAGCGCCACCAGGATGGCGAGCACCAGCGTCACGTGCGAGCGAGGCATCCGGGTTATCCGGAGGTCCCGCCGGCCTGGCGGGCGCGGCGCATCAGGGCGATGCCCTTGCCGAGCAGGCCGTCCAGCAACGCCGCCGTCACGTAGGCCACCGCCAGCACGATCGGCATCACCACCATGGCCTGAAGCACGAAGGCCAGCCCGGAAAGCCACAGCTCGTTGCCGTCCCACCAGTTGAGGAACGCGTTCACGGAGCTCACCCTATTGCGCCCGGCGGCCGAAGACCAATGTGTGAAGACGGGCGTGCCGGCCCGCTCCGGCGTCAAAGTCACGGTGAGGGAAAAAGCACGCCGACTTTGCCGCGCGGCCGAAACGTTGGACGAAGGGCCGCCGCGCAGTCGATGATGTCCAGATGGTTCTGCACGTTCAACCCGACGACCAACCGGCCGACACCATGCCCGAGGAACCCTTCCGCGCAGCCCCCGCGACGTCGATGGAGTCGTCGATCGACCTGCGCACACCCGGGCCGCTTGCTCCCAACGCAGCCCTGCGGAACCCGTTTCCCCCGATCGCCGACTACGCATTCCTGTCCGACTGGGAAACCACCTGCCTGATCTCTCCGGCCGGGTCGGTGGAATGGATGTGTGTGCCCCGACCGGACTCCCCGAGCGTGTTCGGGGCGATCCTGGACCGCAGCGCCGGCCATTTCCGGCTGGGACCCTACGGCGTGTCCGTCCCGTCGGCCCGCCGCTACCTGCCCGGCAGCCTGATCATGGAAACCACCTGGCAGACCCACACGGGATGGCTGATCGTGCGGGACGCGCTGGTCATGGGCCCCTGGCACGACCTGGAGCGACGCTCGCGCACCCACCGCCGCACCCCGATGGACTGGGATGCCGAGCACATCCTGCTGCGCACGGTGCGCTGCGTCAGCGGCACCGTCGAGCTGATGATGAGCTGCGAGCCGGCGTTCGACTACCACCGCGTCGGCGCCACCTGGGAGTACTCCGCCAACGCCTACGGCGAGGCCATCGCCCGCGCCACCAAGCAGCCCGACGCCCACCCGACGCTGCGGCTCACCACCAACCTGCGCATCGGGCTGGAAGGCCGGGAAGCCCGGGCCCGCACCCGGATGAAAGAGGGCGACGACGTGTTCGTCGCGCTGAGCTGGACCAAGCATCCGCCGCCGCAGACCTACCAGGAAGCCGCCGACAAGATGTGGCAGACCACCGAGTGCTGGCGGCAGTGGATCAACATCGGCAACTTCCCCGACCACCCGTGGCGGGCATACCTGCAGCGCAGCGCGCTCACCCTGAAGGGGTTGACCTACTCCCCCACCGGGGCGCTGCTGGCCGCCAGCACCACCTCGCTACCGGAAACCCCTCAGGGCGAACGCAATTGGGACTACCGCTACGCCTGGGTGCGCGACTCGACCTTCGCGTTGTGGGGCCTGTACACGCTGGGGCTGGACCGCGAGGCCGACGACTTCTTCGCCTTCATCGCCGACGTCTCCGGCGCCAACAACAACGAGCGGCATCCGCTGCAGGTCATGTACGGGGTGGGCGGCGAGCGCAGCCTGGTCGAAGAGGAGCTGCACCACCTGTCCGGCTACGACCACGCCCGGCCGGTGCGCATCGGCAACGGCGCCTACGACCAGGTCCAGCACGACATCTGGGGCTCCATCCTGGACTCGTTCTACCTGCACGCCAAGTCGCGCGAACAGGTTCCCGAGACGTTGTGGCCGGTGCTGAAGAAGCAGGTGGAAGAGGCGATCAAGCACTGGCGGGAGCCGGACCGCGGCATCTGGGAGGTGCGCGGGGAACCGCAGCACTTCACCTCGTCGAAGGTGATGTGCTGGGTGGCGCTGGACCGCGGCGCCAAGCTGGCCGAGCGGCAGGGCGAGAAGAGCTACGCCCAGCAGTGGCGCAACATCGCCGAGGAGATCAAGGCCGACATTTTGGCGCACGGCGTGGACTCCCGCGGGGTGTTCACCCAGCGCTACGGCAGCGACGCGCTGGACGCCTCGCTGCTGTTGGTGGTGCTGACCCGGTTCCTGCCGCCCGACGACCCGCGGGTGCGCAACACCGTGCTGGCGATCGCCGACGAACTCACCCAGGAGGGCCTGGTGCTGCGCTACCGGGTCGAGGAGACCGACGACGGGCTCTCCGGCGAGGAGGGCACCTTCACCATCTGTTCGTTCTGGCTGGTCTCGGCGCTGGTCGAGATCGGTGAGGTGCGGCGCGCCAAGCGGCTGTGTGAGCGGCTGTTGTCCTACGCCAGCCCGCTGCACCTTTACGCCGAGGAGATCGAACCGCGGACCGGTCGCCAGTTGGGCAACTTCCCGCAGGCATTCACCCACCTGGCGCTGATCAACGCGGTGGTGCACGTCATCCGCGCCGAGGAGGAAGCCGACGGCTCCGGCATGTTCCAGCCGGCCAACGCGCCCATGTGAGCCGCACCGGGGTCAGCCCAGCGCGCTGACCCGGTCCATCATCGCGTGCGCGATGTCGAGCGCGCTGGTGTTGAGGTCGGCCGAGCCGGGGTCGGAGGACCGTCGCCCGCCGAAGAACACCACCTCGACCTCGACCAGGCAGTTCGACCGGACACCGAGCGCACGCCCTTGAGGGGTGGGCCGCAGGGCCGGCATGTTGGGCAGCACCGCGGTGGCGGTCTTGGTCGCCGCGACGGTGGTGTCGGTGGCCCGCACGTCGCTGATGACGTTGGTGGCGCTGATCGGGCCGCTCTGTTCGGAGGTCGTCATGCCGTTGCACTGCTGCCATTGCCGGGAGAACTGCGCGAACAGCGCCTGGGCCTGCGCGGCCGACGGCAACGTCACCACGCCCTCCATCACGGTGATCACCTGCGCGAGTTCGCCGTTGTTCCACCAGGATTCGGCCGCGACGTCGCGGACGTCGGCGGCGGGGTAGACGCTCTTCTGCAGCATCGCCGTCACGCCCAGGCAGCCGCTCTGCGACGCCGACCGGCCGCCCCGGTAGAGCTTTTCCGGGCCGCCGACCTGGGCCGGATCCCGGGCGACGAAGGGCTGGTTGAGCATTCGCGACAGGGTCGGGCCGTCGAGCAGCACCTGCTGGAC encodes the following:
- a CDS encoding sulfate/molybdate ABC transporter ATP-binding protein codes for the protein MTDAGTDRGDIAITVRDAYKRYGDFVALDHVDFVVPTGSLTALLGPSGSGKSTLLRTIAGLDQPDTGTVTIYGRDVTRVPPQRRGIGFVFQHYAAFKHLTVRDNVAYGLKVRKRPKAEIKAKVDNLLEVVGLSGFQGRYPNQLSGGQRQRMALARALAVDPQVLLLDEPFGALDAKVREDLRAWLRRLHDEVHVTTVLVTHDQAEALDVADRIAVLNQGRIEQIGSPTEVYDAPTNAFVMSFLGAVSTLNGTLVRPHDIRVGRTPEMAVAAEDGTAESTGVARAIVDRVVKLGFEVRVELTSAATGGPFTAQITRGDAEALALREGDTVYVRATRVPPITAGATTVPAVSRDGADEATLTSA
- the cysW gene encoding sulfate ABC transporter permease subunit CysW, with the protein product MTSSPGVRYGLRFVALAYIFVLLVIPVSLILWRTFRPGFGQFYAWVSTPAAISALNLTLLVVAIVVPLNVFFGIPTALVLARNRFRGKGVLQAIIDLPFAVSPVIVGVALIVLWGSAGALGFVEKDLGFKIIFGLPGIVLASIFVTLPFVVREVEPVLHELGTDQEEAAATLGSGWWQTFWRITLPSIRWGLTYGIVLTIARSLGEYGAVLMVSSNLPGKSQTLTLLVSDRYNRGAEYGAYALSTLLMGVAVLVLVFQVVLDARRGRAARQA
- the cysT gene encoding sulfate ABC transporter permease subunit CysT, which codes for MTAITPDPLAIRPELGGDPGHQPVPGRGRGTTALRVGVATVWLSVIVLLPLAAIAWQSAGGGWHVFWLAVTSNAALESFRVTLTISAGVTVLNLVFGLVIAWVLVRDEFPGKRLVDAIIDLPFALPTIVASLVMLALYGNNSPVGLHLQHTAAGVAVALAFVTLPFVVRAVQPVLLELDRETEEAAASLGASGPKIFTSVVLPALLPALLSGAGLAFSRAIGEFGSVVLIGGAVPGKTEVSSQWIRTLIENDDRTGAAAISIVLLAISFVVLLILRVVGGRAAKREELAA
- a CDS encoding sulfate ABC transporter substrate-binding protein — encoded protein: MDIRTAARWRPVLALVLTAGVVAGCHGGASDAVGGTGPADAHTSITLVAYSVPEPGWSKIIPAFNASDEGKGIQVVTSYGASGDQSRGVVDGKPADVVNFSVEPDIARLVKAGKVAKDWNTDATKGIPFGSVVTLVVRKGNPKHIKDWDDLLRPGVEVITPSPLSSGSAKWNLLAPYAVKSEGGAHGDAGVDFIRKLVTEHVKLRPGSGREATDVFVQGSGDVLISYENEAIATERAGKPVEHLNLAQTFKIDNPVAVVNTSPHLQAAVAFKNFQYTAAAQKVWAQAGFRPVDPAVAADFRDQYPVPAKLWTIADLGGWSAADPQLFDKNTGSITKIYTQATG
- a CDS encoding glycoside hydrolase family 15 protein translates to MVLHVQPDDQPADTMPEEPFRAAPATSMESSIDLRTPGPLAPNAALRNPFPPIADYAFLSDWETTCLISPAGSVEWMCVPRPDSPSVFGAILDRSAGHFRLGPYGVSVPSARRYLPGSLIMETTWQTHTGWLIVRDALVMGPWHDLERRSRTHRRTPMDWDAEHILLRTVRCVSGTVELMMSCEPAFDYHRVGATWEYSANAYGEAIARATKQPDAHPTLRLTTNLRIGLEGREARARTRMKEGDDVFVALSWTKHPPPQTYQEAADKMWQTTECWRQWINIGNFPDHPWRAYLQRSALTLKGLTYSPTGALLAASTTSLPETPQGERNWDYRYAWVRDSTFALWGLYTLGLDREADDFFAFIADVSGANNNERHPLQVMYGVGGERSLVEEELHHLSGYDHARPVRIGNGAYDQVQHDIWGSILDSFYLHAKSREQVPETLWPVLKKQVEEAIKHWREPDRGIWEVRGEPQHFTSSKVMCWVALDRGAKLAERQGEKSYAQQWRNIAEEIKADILAHGVDSRGVFTQRYGSDALDASLLLVVLTRFLPPDDPRVRNTVLAIADELTQEGLVLRYRVEETDDGLSGEEGTFTICSFWLVSALVEIGEVRRAKRLCERLLSYASPLHLYAEEIEPRTGRQLGNFPQAFTHLALINAVVHVIRAEEEADGSGMFQPANAPM
- a CDS encoding sensor domain-containing protein, with product MRIFTAATLLTAVAALAAGCGGVVSGTAKPAPNLKPRPLSGATVQQVLLDGPTLSRMLNQPFVARDPAQVGGPEKLYRGGRSASQSGCLGVTAMLQKSVYPAADVRDVAAESWWNNGELAQVITVMEGVVTLPSAAQAQALFAQFSRQWQQCNGMTTSEQSGPISATNVISDVRATDTTVAATKTATAVLPNMPALRPTPQGRALGVRSNCLVEVEVVFFGGRRSSDPGSADLNTSALDIAHAMMDRVSALG